CATCAAAGACACTTGTTGGTGTCTCAACTAATTTCGGATATACGATCTTTGAGAACGGTATCTCATTTGATCCTTATTTAAATGTACCTTATATCCCAGCATCAGAAATTAAAGGGTTGTTAAGAAGTATGACAGATGATGAGAAATTAGCGGATAAATTATTCGGTAGTGAAGAATCTGAAGGGATTTTGATGATAACTGATTCATATCCCATACAAGCAGAGGGGAGTATTTTCTTACCCGATATAATAACGCCCCACTACGTTAATGCTGAAGATGAGTCAAGAGTACAGCCTAAACCCTCCATTAGGTTTGTAATAGCACCTAAAGTAACTTTTGATTTTTTCATTTACTATAAAAATCTGGATACATATTTAAGGAAAGTTTTAGAGCAATTAATTATTAAAATGATAAAAGAGGGTATAGGTAGTAAGACGTCTCTAGGTT
The sequence above is drawn from the Sulfurisphaera tokodaii str. 7 genome and encodes:
- the cmr6 gene encoding type III-B CRISPR module RAMP protein Cmr6; its protein translation is MDLYKILNMIDKNYFSPNNKNRLGKTNLYSLLQLEGILVSMLRMYSEHKIDQLRDLPISEIYKSYIKFKDNNQNNYETYKIEEIYDTKKRHIAELLSIMYNPGFEIVNKMMEEIKSALREMNYKFIEVRIKTSSKTLVGVSTNFGYTIFENGISFDPYLNVPYIPASEIKGLLRSMTDDEKLADKLFGSEESEGILMITDSYPIQAEGSIFLPDIITPHYVNAEDESRVQPKPSIRFVIAPKVTFDFFIYYKNLDTYLRKVLEQLIIKMIKEGIGSKTSLGYSLFTVVYIDWTYGE